One Magnetovibrio sp. PR-2 DNA window includes the following coding sequences:
- a CDS encoding lipid A deacylase LpxR family protein, with translation MTFRLSALIVCALGFCAWSSPAWAGDFLFQWDNDKVADTDRHYTNGMRIGYVPDDMWAPFQSSTDFLVAWLGFGGFGDIAPAQRADGWVFGQDMYTPEDVLSYTPDPNDRPYAGWTYVGLTSLAQTQNASLGMDQQDTLEVDIGIVGPEARAGETQNWFHRQINVAESNGWNSQIGTEPGLLITRTVKLRSQTWDDWNDWGLGVDAIPHATGQLGNIKIGASAGLTFRFGQNLREDFGPIYGTFAIPRQAPKSFVWAFYAGAEGRAVVRDIFLDGNTLKDSPDVDRNPFVLESRFGLVGHVPVPEGWGLKGARMDLSHVIRSREFRSQDKIDRYGSFKLILNF, from the coding sequence TTGACCTTTCGACTTTCAGCACTGATTGTTTGTGCCTTGGGCTTTTGCGCCTGGAGCTCTCCGGCCTGGGCCGGTGACTTTTTGTTCCAGTGGGACAACGACAAGGTTGCCGACACCGACCGCCACTACACCAACGGCATGCGCATCGGTTATGTTCCCGACGACATGTGGGCACCGTTTCAATCCAGCACGGATTTTTTGGTCGCTTGGTTGGGCTTTGGTGGGTTTGGCGATATTGCGCCTGCACAGCGTGCTGACGGTTGGGTGTTCGGTCAGGATATGTACACACCTGAAGACGTCCTGTCCTACACCCCTGACCCCAATGACCGCCCGTATGCAGGCTGGACGTATGTTGGATTGACGTCCTTGGCGCAAACCCAAAATGCTAGCCTGGGCATGGACCAGCAAGACACGCTAGAGGTCGACATTGGCATCGTCGGGCCCGAAGCCCGTGCTGGAGAAACACAAAACTGGTTTCACCGCCAAATCAATGTTGCCGAATCCAATGGCTGGAACAGCCAAATCGGCACAGAACCCGGCCTGCTGATCACACGCACAGTCAAATTGCGCTCCCAAACCTGGGACGACTGGAATGATTGGGGACTGGGTGTGGATGCGATCCCGCACGCAACCGGGCAGCTGGGCAACATCAAAATCGGCGCTTCGGCGGGCCTGACCTTTCGCTTTGGCCAAAACCTCCGCGAAGATTTTGGGCCGATTTACGGCACCTTTGCGATCCCCAGACAGGCCCCGAAATCCTTCGTTTGGGCGTTCTACGCTGGGGCTGAGGGACGCGCGGTCGTGCGCGACATTTTCTTGGATGGCAACACCCTCAAAGACAGCCCGGACGTGGATCGCAATCCGTTTGTCTTGGAAAGCCGCTTCGGGCTCGTCGGCCATGTCCCGGTGCCTGAGGGCTGGGGCCTCAAAGGGGCTCGCATGGACCTCAGCCACGTCATCCGCTCGCGCGAGTTTCGTTCCCAAGACAAAATCGACCGCTACGGCAGTTTCAAGCTGATTTTGAACTTCTAG
- a CDS encoding RrF2 family transcriptional regulator has protein sequence MQLTSYTDFSLRALLYIADQPGRLVTVTEISEHYGVSRNHMVKVVHNLGANGYIKTVRGKSGGVRLAKAPEDISIAAVVKLTEPHMNIQECFDPETSKCPLMGDCRLTGVFAEARKSFMNVLDSYTLADMMVKRVKAQAS, from the coding sequence ATGCAATTGACATCTTACACCGACTTTTCGTTGCGCGCGCTGCTCTACATTGCAGATCAACCGGGCCGTTTGGTGACTGTAACAGAGATTTCCGAACACTATGGTGTTTCGCGAAATCACATGGTCAAAGTCGTGCACAACCTCGGTGCCAATGGTTACATCAAAACGGTGCGTGGGAAATCGGGTGGTGTCCGGTTGGCGAAGGCGCCTGAAGACATAAGCATTGCGGCAGTTGTCAAATTGACTGAGCCTCACATGAACATTCAAGAATGTTTCGACCCTGAAACCAGCAAATGTCCCTTAATGGGGGATTGCCGTTTGACGGGTGTGTTCGCCGAAGCGCGCAAAAGCTTCATGAATGTTCTGGATAGCTACACCTTAGCCGACATGATGGTGAAGAGAGTGAAGGCTCAAGCTTCTTGA
- a CDS encoding (deoxy)nucleoside triphosphate pyrophosphohydrolase: MYVQKAEDWFAREAAKPKLLVTAVALIDTDGRVLMAQRPEGKSMAGLWEFPGGKVHDDETPEVALVRELKEELDIDISESCLAPFTFASHAYESFHLIMPLYLCRTWTGTVKGHEGQELQWVKPNRLNQLPMPPADIPLVAMLMDYL; encoded by the coding sequence ATCTACGTGCAAAAGGCCGAAGACTGGTTCGCCCGTGAAGCGGCTAAGCCCAAGCTGTTGGTCACGGCTGTGGCCTTGATCGACACCGACGGGCGCGTGTTGATGGCGCAACGGCCAGAAGGCAAGTCCATGGCGGGCCTGTGGGAGTTTCCGGGCGGCAAGGTGCATGACGACGAAACACCCGAAGTCGCCTTGGTGCGGGAGCTCAAAGAAGAACTCGACATCGATATCTCGGAAAGCTGCCTCGCCCCGTTTACGTTTGCGAGCCATGCTTATGAAAGCTTCCATTTGATCATGCCGCTGTATCTCTGCCGCACGTGGACAGGCACGGTGAAGGGGCATGAGGGACAAGAGCTTCAGTGGGTGAAGCCCAACCGCTTAAACCAACTGCCCATGCCGCCGGCGGATATTCCTTTGGTTGCCATGTTGATGGATTATCTTTAG
- a CDS encoding RnfH family protein — protein MIIGVAYAKASQQVWTNIELPDGATVKDAIEASGILGKFPEIDLEEQEVGVFGKLTKLDAALNDGDRVEIYRPIIADPDMVERRDQ, from the coding sequence ATGATCATCGGTGTCGCTTATGCCAAAGCTTCTCAGCAAGTTTGGACCAACATTGAACTTCCCGACGGTGCAACGGTGAAAGACGCCATCGAAGCTTCTGGCATTTTGGGTAAGTTCCCCGAAATCGATTTGGAAGAACAAGAGGTCGGTGTGTTCGGCAAGCTGACCAAGTTGGATGCTGCCCTGAACGATGGTGACCGGGTCGAAATTTACCGCCCCATCATCGCCGACCCCGATATGGTGGAACGTCGCGACCAATAA
- the argJ gene encoding bifunctional glutamate N-acetyltransferase/amino-acid acetyltransferase ArgJ, with protein MEMTISPLAPDSFPKMLDIAGVRFATVEAGVKYKGRTDVMLAEFAPGTTVAGVFTKSKTASAPVLKCREYLPGGYARALVVNSGNANAFTGKRGEESVDHILASVAEHVGCEAKEVFSASTGVIGEPLPHDLVCQVMPDLKAALGTASFEAAANAIMTTDTYAKGVSRTASIGGVDVVINGIVKGSGMIAPDMATMLGYVFTDANIPANVLQDLLSPSSDASFNSITVDSDTSTSDTVMAFATGQAGNEAPSSADDAILAEFKAAFDEVLMDLAHQVVKDGEGATKFITIDVTGAEDDQAAKRIGLCIANSPLVKTAIAGEDANWGRIVMAVGKAGEAADRDKLGIRIGGVQLTEDGMRVEGYDETPVAEHMKGQDIHIEVYVGIADGHATVWTCDLTHGYISINADYRS; from the coding sequence ATGGAAATGACGATTTCTCCCCTTGCACCCGACAGCTTTCCCAAGATGTTGGACATCGCCGGCGTGCGTTTTGCCACCGTCGAAGCGGGCGTGAAGTACAAAGGCCGCACGGATGTCATGCTGGCCGAATTTGCGCCCGGCACCACGGTCGCGGGTGTGTTCACCAAATCCAAAACGGCGTCTGCCCCGGTGCTGAAATGCCGGGAATACCTGCCGGGCGGCTATGCCCGCGCCCTGGTGGTCAACAGCGGCAACGCCAATGCGTTTACCGGAAAGCGCGGTGAAGAAAGCGTGGACCACATCCTGGCATCCGTCGCCGAACATGTGGGCTGCGAAGCCAAAGAAGTCTTCAGTGCCTCCACCGGCGTCATCGGTGAACCGTTGCCCCACGACTTGGTGTGCCAAGTCATGCCCGATTTGAAGGCGGCGCTGGGTACGGCAAGCTTTGAAGCGGCTGCCAACGCCATTATGACCACCGACACCTATGCCAAGGGCGTGTCGCGCACCGCCTCCATCGGCGGCGTGGACGTGGTTATCAACGGCATCGTCAAAGGCTCGGGCATGATTGCGCCCGACATGGCGACCATGCTGGGTTATGTCTTCACCGACGCCAACATTCCAGCGAACGTTTTGCAGGACTTGTTGAGCCCGTCTTCGGACGCATCGTTCAACTCCATCACCGTGGACAGCGACACATCGACGTCAGACACCGTGATGGCGTTCGCTACGGGCCAAGCCGGTAACGAAGCGCCAAGCTCTGCTGACGATGCGATTTTGGCCGAATTCAAAGCTGCTTTCGACGAGGTGCTGATGGATCTCGCCCACCAAGTGGTCAAAGACGGTGAGGGCGCGACCAAGTTCATCACCATCGACGTCACAGGTGCCGAAGACGACCAAGCGGCCAAACGCATCGGTCTGTGCATTGCCAATTCCCCCTTGGTCAAAACCGCCATTGCCGGCGAAGACGCCAACTGGGGCCGGATCGTCATGGCGGTCGGTAAAGCGGGCGAAGCGGCGGACCGGGACAAGTTGGGCATCCGCATCGGTGGCGTTCAGTTGACCGAAGACGGTATGCGGGTTGAAGGCTACGATGAAACACCCGTGGCCGAGCATATGAAGGGCCAAGACATCCATATCGAAGTCTACGTCGGCATTGCGGATGGTCATGCGACGGTTTGGACCTGCGATTTGACCCACGGCTATATCTCCATCAACGCCGACTACAGGTCTTAA
- a CDS encoding electron transport complex subunit E, giving the protein MSDLTPEAEVEEDAPAREKHDYKTIAMDGFWDNNVVFSQLLALCPLLAVTGTATNGLGMGLASTAVMIGSGFAIAALRGVIPSDVRIPAFILVIATLVTLVDMAMNAWVHELHKVLGLFIPLIVTNCAILGRAEIFAYKKPIAPSTFDGLMMGVGFTFVLVVLGAVREVLGAGTLFAGASLLLGDAFKVIEMNIPEFDGMLLFALPPGGFIVLGFLLAGKRVLDERMTEWRDGRKAIQNDTPACHTV; this is encoded by the coding sequence ATGAGCGATCTGACTCCGGAAGCAGAAGTTGAAGAAGACGCACCTGCGCGCGAAAAGCACGACTACAAAACCATCGCAATGGACGGGTTTTGGGACAACAACGTTGTGTTTTCCCAACTGTTGGCGCTGTGCCCTCTTCTGGCGGTTACGGGCACAGCGACCAATGGTCTCGGCATGGGATTGGCGTCTACGGCTGTGATGATTGGTTCTGGCTTTGCCATTGCGGCGCTTCGCGGCGTCATTCCGTCGGACGTGCGCATCCCTGCGTTTATCTTGGTGATCGCGACGTTGGTGACGTTGGTCGATATGGCTATGAACGCCTGGGTGCACGAACTGCACAAAGTCTTGGGCCTGTTTATCCCGCTGATCGTGACCAACTGCGCCATCTTGGGCCGAGCAGAAATTTTTGCCTACAAAAAGCCCATTGCGCCGTCAACGTTTGACGGCTTGATGATGGGCGTCGGGTTTACCTTCGTCCTGGTCGTTTTGGGCGCCGTGCGCGAAGTTTTGGGCGCAGGCACCTTATTTGCCGGAGCGTCTTTGTTGCTGGGTGATGCGTTTAAGGTCATCGAAATGAACATCCCCGAATTTGACGGCATGCTGTTGTTTGCCCTGCCGCCCGGCGGGTTCATCGTTTTGGGTTTCTTGCTGGCCGGCAAACGCGTTTTGGACGAACGTATGACGGAATGGCGCGATGGCCGCAAAGCTATTCAGAACGACACGCCCGCGTGTCACACGGTCTAA
- a CDS encoding peptidylprolyl isomerase: MFLKRIILCAVLMFSASATVEAQTVETDPVVATVNGVEIRLSDVDNARNLLPVKLQVAPMRDVYPILMEALVNVHLAAGKARELGYHKTPEFKRKVEQASNQFLQRMMLERHISARVTEEMIKERYAAQIDAIKDRFETRARHILVEDEDYAKTLIEELEDGADFAELASKHSTGPTKANGGKLGWFIPGQMVKEFEEAASVLDTGEHSQIPVKTRFGWHVILVEERRPLTLPDYQELRTLLTNDVSTDLGNQFMEQLRSEAKIEKKSFQEVLKALQE, encoded by the coding sequence ATGTTTTTGAAACGAATCATTCTTTGTGCCGTGCTGATGTTCTCCGCATCGGCGACGGTCGAAGCCCAAACTGTTGAAACCGATCCGGTGGTCGCCACCGTGAACGGCGTTGAAATTCGCCTGTCTGATGTGGATAATGCGCGCAACCTATTGCCGGTCAAATTACAGGTCGCACCGATGCGTGATGTCTATCCGATCTTGATGGAAGCACTGGTGAACGTACATTTAGCAGCGGGCAAAGCGCGGGAATTGGGATATCACAAGACCCCGGAATTCAAACGCAAGGTCGAGCAAGCTTCGAACCAGTTTTTGCAGCGTATGATGTTGGAACGCCATATCAGCGCGCGCGTCACCGAAGAGATGATCAAAGAACGCTACGCTGCACAGATCGACGCGATCAAAGATCGTTTTGAGACCCGTGCGCGTCACATCTTGGTCGAAGACGAAGATTACGCCAAAACCTTGATCGAAGAGCTGGAAGACGGTGCTGACTTTGCTGAGTTGGCGTCCAAGCATTCCACGGGCCCGACTAAGGCAAACGGCGGCAAACTGGGCTGGTTCATTCCCGGCCAAATGGTTAAAGAGTTCGAAGAGGCCGCAAGCGTCTTGGACACAGGCGAGCATTCCCAAATACCCGTGAAAACCAGGTTCGGTTGGCACGTGATTTTGGTGGAAGAACGACGACCGTTGACACTTCCCGATTATCAAGAGCTGCGCACGCTGCTCACCAACGATGTGTCAACGGATCTGGGCAACCAATTTATGGAACAGCTCCGTTCTGAAGCGAAAATTGAAAAGAAGAGCTTCCAAGAAGTCTTAAAGGCTCTTCAAGAGTAA
- a CDS encoding competence/damage-inducible protein A: MTNSENATACVLIIGNEVLSGRTKDANLNYLAMELTKVGIPLKECRVIPDVEEVIIETLNHCRAKYTYVFTTGGIGSTHDDITAACVAKAFGLDFGINPEAERRLLAHYGDRANPARMMMARTPVGAELIDNPVSVAPGFRVENVYVMAGVPKIAQAMFDGIKGTLAGGKILVSKTVSTIGISEGMIAIELGDVQKAHPDVDIGSYPFLKMGKFGTNLVVRGEDEAPVDVACEALVELIESVGGDVIRGETEGDELK; the protein is encoded by the coding sequence ATGACAAATTCTGAAAATGCCACCGCTTGCGTCCTGATCATCGGTAACGAAGTGTTGTCCGGGCGCACCAAAGACGCCAATTTGAACTATTTGGCGATGGAACTCACCAAAGTCGGCATCCCGCTCAAAGAATGCCGGGTTATTCCCGATGTGGAAGAGGTCATTATCGAAACCCTCAACCATTGCCGGGCGAAGTACACTTATGTCTTCACCACAGGCGGGATCGGTTCGACCCACGATGATATTACCGCCGCGTGCGTGGCCAAAGCCTTTGGGCTCGATTTCGGCATCAACCCAGAAGCCGAGCGGCGTTTGCTCGCCCACTACGGCGACCGCGCCAACCCAGCGCGCATGATGATGGCCAGAACCCCTGTCGGGGCGGAGCTTATCGATAACCCCGTCTCGGTCGCGCCGGGCTTTCGCGTGGAAAACGTTTATGTCATGGCGGGCGTGCCCAAAATCGCCCAGGCCATGTTCGACGGCATCAAAGGGACCCTTGCGGGTGGGAAAATTTTGGTTTCGAAGACGGTTTCGACCATCGGAATATCGGAAGGCATGATTGCGATTGAGCTGGGCGACGTGCAAAAAGCCCACCCGGATGTGGACATTGGCTCCTACCCGTTTTTGAAAATGGGCAAGTTTGGCACCAATTTGGTAGTCCGCGGCGAAGACGAAGCGCCGGTAGACGTGGCGTGTGAGGCTTTGGTGGAGCTGATCGAATCGGTGGGCGGTGACGTTATTCGCGGTGAAACCGAGGGTGATGAGCTGAAATAA